The Antarcticibacterium sp. 1MA-6-2 genome has a window encoding:
- a CDS encoding S41 family peptidase translates to MLAVVCAAGILLGSKLNFSQSQGLFSSNPKKEKLNRLIDYIDYEYVDDVNTDSIVDVTVNRILENLDPHSVYISKDEYASVTESMQGDFVGIGVSFQKVRDTIVVIQPLKGGPSEKIGIKGGDRILFANDEQLFDKNISNDSLISQLKGEENSNVTLTVFRKGLKNLMTFNVKRGRVPLKSVDAAYMLSDKLGYIKINRFAETTYQEFKESIKDLKAKGATQIALDLRDNPGGYLSEAINIVDEFLEDGKPILFTKNKKGAMEETYSRNKGSFEDKEVFVLINENSASASEIVAGAFQDNDRGIIIGRRSYGKGLVQREMELGDGSAVRLTIARYYTPTGRSIQKPYEQGNEEYFNDYIRQYKNGELQSVDSISVDDSLRYVTPGGKVVYGGGGIIPDIFVAKDTNFERENLTYILKSGFLSQFVFEQLEKDRTYYNSLSWKEFQDEVVVNDQMVENFQKYAQRQNIPIKITNYKPLVKRYLKAVMAQQLYGTDEFQRLINEDDRIIEKLMEISETI, encoded by the coding sequence TTGCTGGCAGTTGTTTGTGCAGCAGGCATTCTGCTTGGCTCCAAATTAAATTTCTCTCAAAGTCAGGGTTTGTTTTCCTCTAATCCCAAGAAGGAAAAACTTAACCGTCTTATTGATTATATTGATTATGAGTATGTGGATGACGTAAACACAGACAGTATAGTTGATGTAACCGTAAACCGGATCCTTGAAAATCTTGACCCTCATTCGGTTTATATTTCAAAAGATGAATACGCCAGCGTGACTGAAAGTATGCAGGGCGATTTTGTAGGGATAGGAGTGAGTTTTCAAAAAGTGAGGGACACTATTGTAGTTATTCAGCCTCTTAAAGGAGGACCCAGCGAAAAAATAGGAATTAAAGGTGGAGACAGGATCCTTTTTGCAAATGACGAGCAGCTTTTTGATAAAAACATAAGTAATGATTCTCTTATTTCCCAGCTCAAAGGGGAGGAGAATTCAAATGTCACTCTTACCGTTTTTAGGAAAGGCCTCAAAAACCTGATGACCTTTAATGTAAAGCGCGGCAGAGTTCCTCTTAAGAGCGTTGATGCTGCTTATATGCTTTCAGATAAACTGGGCTATATTAAGATTAACCGATTTGCTGAAACAACTTACCAGGAGTTTAAAGAGAGCATAAAAGATCTTAAAGCAAAAGGCGCAACACAAATCGCCCTGGATCTAAGGGATAATCCCGGAGGATATCTTTCAGAAGCTATAAACATAGTGGATGAATTTCTCGAGGACGGGAAACCTATTTTGTTCACCAAAAACAAAAAAGGAGCGATGGAGGAAACCTATTCCAGGAACAAAGGAAGTTTTGAGGATAAGGAGGTTTTTGTACTTATCAATGAAAATTCTGCTTCTGCCAGTGAAATAGTTGCCGGGGCTTTTCAGGATAATGACCGCGGTATTATCATAGGAAGAAGGTCTTATGGAAAAGGATTGGTACAAAGGGAAATGGAACTGGGAGATGGTAGTGCAGTGAGACTTACCATTGCACGATATTATACTCCTACAGGACGCTCTATTCAAAAACCTTATGAGCAGGGGAATGAGGAATATTTTAATGATTACATCCGTCAGTACAAGAATGGCGAATTGCAGAGCGTAGACAGTATTTCAGTAGATGATAGTTTACGGTATGTTACTCCCGGCGGAAAAGTAGTATACGGCGGCGGGGGAATTATTCCTGACATTTTCGTAGCCAAGGACACTAATTTTGAGAGGGAAAATCTCACTTATATTTTAAAAAGCGGTTTTCTAAGTCAGTTTGTTTTTGAGCAATTGGAAAAAGACAGGACCTACTATAACTCCCTCAGCTGGAAAGAGTTCCAGGACGAGGTGGTTGTAAATGATCAAATGGTGGAAAACTTTCAGAAATATGCCCAACGTCAAAATATTCCGATAAAAATTACTAATTATAAACCTCTGGTCAAACGCTATTTAAAAGCCGTCATGGCACAACAGCTGTACGGTACCGATGAATTTCAGCGATTAATTAATGAAGATGACCGAATTATAGAAAAACTCATGGAAATTTCAGAAACTATCTAG
- a CDS encoding FAD-dependent oxidoreductase, producing the protein MDFDVLIVGGGAAGLSCALVLGSAKDKSYAHNKKVGIVIHQKASHLSSAVINNALGITPGTQGAEILKQGPLHLEKLYPQVIQVQKEKVLEITPLPDSFTIKTNKNSYSTKLVVVCVGYTHLLKIRGLEEYIIPHKKSPAAKNRIQLINEDHLVAPGLFVAGTLAYHRSQYAIACGSGAAVATDVLTLWNNGEHTKVHDKLE; encoded by the coding sequence ATGGATTTTGATGTTCTCATTGTTGGGGGAGGCGCGGCCGGACTCTCTTGCGCACTTGTATTAGGATCAGCGAAAGATAAATCCTATGCACATAATAAAAAGGTGGGGATAGTAATACATCAAAAAGCCTCTCATTTATCTTCAGCAGTAATAAATAATGCTCTTGGAATCACACCCGGAACCCAGGGCGCGGAAATATTAAAGCAGGGCCCGCTGCATTTAGAAAAATTATATCCGCAGGTGATACAGGTGCAAAAGGAAAAAGTTCTTGAGATAACTCCCTTGCCTGATAGTTTTACTATAAAAACAAATAAAAATTCTTATAGTACAAAATTAGTTGTTGTGTGTGTGGGATATACACATCTTTTAAAGATTAGAGGATTGGAAGAATATATTATACCTCACAAAAAATCTCCGGCGGCTAAAAACAGGATACAATTAATAAATGAAGATCACCTTGTAGCTCCGGGCTTATTTGTAGCAGGTACATTAGCTTACCACAGGAGTCAATACGCGATTGCCTGCGGGAGCGGTGCTGCCGTAGCTACAGATGTTTTGACTTTATGGAACAATGGAGAGCACACAAAGGTGCACGATAAGCTAGAATAA
- a CDS encoding HupE/UreJ family protein yields MSQFWLYFQLGLEHVLDWNAYDHILFLIVLVASYSFSSWKRVLWLVTIFTLGHTLALFLSVYEIVIVSSKWVEALIAVTIFVTALYNILTAKKKESQKNISLLYFATAFFGIIHGLGFSTYFKMISSNTQSKFLPLLEFALGIEAAQVIVVLVVLVLAFICQNFFRINKRDWVLVLSSIVIGIILPILKENIQAFF; encoded by the coding sequence ATGTCTCAATTTTGGTTATACTTCCAATTAGGCCTGGAACACGTTTTAGACTGGAATGCCTATGACCATATATTATTTCTAATTGTTCTTGTAGCTTCTTATTCCTTTTCAAGCTGGAAGCGGGTTTTATGGCTCGTGACAATTTTTACTCTGGGACATACGCTTGCATTATTTTTGTCAGTTTATGAAATAGTGATAGTGAGTAGCAAATGGGTAGAGGCGTTAATTGCAGTGACGATTTTTGTCACAGCTCTTTACAATATCCTAACCGCCAAAAAGAAAGAGTCTCAAAAAAATATTTCTCTTCTTTATTTTGCAACAGCATTTTTCGGGATCATTCACGGGTTGGGATTTTCAACCTATTTCAAAATGATTTCCTCAAATACTCAAAGTAAATTTCTTCCCCTACTTGAATTTGCCCTGGGAATAGAAGCGGCACAGGTTATTGTAGTCCTGGTGGTGCTGGTTCTCGCTTTTATTTGTCAAAACTTTTTTAGAATAAACAAGAGAGACTGGGTCCTGGTTTTATCCTCCATAGTTATAGGAATTATTCTTCCTATTTTGAAGGAAAATATTCAGGCATTTTTTTAA
- a CDS encoding MarC family protein, producing MELNFREIATASMILFAVIDIIGSIPIIIDLRKKAGHIQSEKASIVAGILMIVFLFVGKEILNLIGIDVNSFAVAGSFILFFLALEMILGITLYKDDAPETAAVVPLAFPLIAGAGTMTTLLSLRAEYHTINIVVAILFNIIIVYVVLKSSGKMERFLGKQGINVIRKIFGVILLAIAVKLFTANIQSLFN from the coding sequence ATGGAACTGAATTTTCGGGAAATTGCCACAGCAAGTATGATCCTCTTTGCGGTGATTGATATTATTGGGAGCATTCCTATTATTATAGATCTTCGGAAAAAAGCCGGGCATATCCAGAGTGAAAAGGCTTCTATTGTTGCGGGAATACTAATGATCGTTTTCCTTTTTGTAGGGAAGGAGATCCTGAATTTAATTGGAATCGATGTTAATTCATTTGCGGTTGCGGGTTCTTTCATCCTGTTCTTTCTGGCACTCGAGATGATCCTTGGGATTACACTATATAAAGATGACGCTCCTGAAACTGCTGCTGTTGTACCTCTTGCCTTTCCTCTTATTGCAGGCGCAGGGACCATGACTACCCTGCTTTCCCTTCGGGCAGAGTACCACACCATAAACATCGTGGTGGCTATCCTGTTCAATATTATCATTGTTTATGTGGTGCTGAAATCTTCGGGTAAAATGGAAAGATTTTTAGGCAAACAGGGAATTAATGTGATCCGTAAAATTTTTGGTGTAATTTTACTGGCAATAGCAGTTAAACTGTTTACAGCTAATATTCAGAGCCTGTTCAATTAA